A window of Cohnella herbarum contains these coding sequences:
- a CDS encoding protein arginine kinase: MAKRKYVKQALSQWMNGVGPDSEVVISSRVRIARNIRNMPFPLMADPSRSLSVMEQLLGVAESGRLNGLGKIEQIRLTDLTELEKLVLVEKHLISPNLANDSRNGALILSPNEDISVMINEEDHLRIQCLSSGFQVHEAWDAASKIDDIFEEQVDYAFDEKHGYLTSCPTNVGTGIRVSVMMHLPALVMTGQINRILSAVTQVGLAVRGLYGEGSEATGNLFQVSNQITLGQSEQEIIENLFQVARQMIEHEKSARSKLLTESRLRVEDRVRRSFGILSQAIIMDSKEASQRLSDIRLGVHLGLLPEVNELVLNELLVSTQPGFLQMTFGEAMSPEDRDRSRAELIRSRLATIS, from the coding sequence TTGGCTAAACGAAAGTACGTTAAACAAGCTTTAAGCCAATGGATGAACGGCGTCGGCCCGGATTCCGAAGTCGTCATCAGCAGTCGGGTACGCATCGCGCGCAATATTCGCAATATGCCCTTCCCTCTGATGGCGGACCCTTCCCGTTCTCTCTCGGTCATGGAGCAGTTGCTGGGAGTAGCGGAGAGCGGCAGGCTGAACGGGCTAGGCAAGATCGAGCAAATCCGGTTGACCGATTTAACGGAACTGGAGAAGCTCGTGCTCGTCGAGAAACATCTCATCAGTCCGAATTTGGCTAACGATTCGCGCAACGGCGCGCTTATTCTAAGTCCGAACGAGGACATCAGCGTCATGATCAATGAAGAGGATCATTTGCGCATTCAATGTTTAAGCTCCGGGTTTCAGGTTCATGAAGCTTGGGACGCGGCCAGCAAAATCGACGATATCTTCGAAGAGCAAGTCGATTACGCCTTCGACGAGAAACACGGCTACTTAACGAGTTGTCCGACGAACGTCGGAACCGGCATCCGGGTCTCGGTCATGATGCACTTGCCGGCGCTCGTGATGACGGGTCAGATTAACCGGATATTGTCGGCCGTCACTCAGGTAGGGCTTGCCGTTAGAGGGTTATACGGGGAAGGCAGCGAGGCGACAGGAAATCTGTTTCAAGTGTCGAACCAAATAACGTTAGGACAATCCGAGCAAGAGATCATCGAAAATTTATTTCAGGTCGCGCGCCAAATGATCGAACACGAGAAGTCGGCGCGGAGTAAGCTATTAACCGAATCCCGGTTAAGGGTAGAAGATCGGGTGCGCAGGTCGTTCGGGATTTTGTCCCAAGCGATCATCATGGATTCGAAGGAAGCTTCGCAGCGTTTGTCCGATATCCGGCTCGGCGTCCATCTCGGGTTATTGCCGGAAGTGAACGAGTTGGTCTTGAACGAATTGCTCGTATCGACGCAACCCGGATTCCTGCAAATGACGTTCGGAGAGGCCATGAGCCCGGAAGACAGGGATAGGTCGAGAGCGGAATTAATCCGTTCCCGACTGGCAACTATTTCATAA
- the clpC gene encoding ATP-dependent protease ATP-binding subunit ClpC, whose protein sequence is MMFGRFTERAQKVLALAQEEAVRLGHNNIGTEHILLGLIREGESIAAKALIALGLGLEKIQDEVESLIGRGQEQPTNIAYTPRAKKVIELSMDEARKLGHTYVGTEHILLGLIREGEGVAARVLNNLGISLNKARQQVLQLLGSNESVSQNHGPSANVSTPTLDGLARDLTASAREGNIDPVIGRQKEIERVIQVLSRRTKNNPVLIGEPGVGKTAIAEGLAQKIVNNEIPETLRDKRVMTLDMGSVVAGTKYRGEFEDRLKKIMDEIRQAGNVILFIDELHTLIGAGGAEGAIDASNILKPALARGELQCIGATTLDEYRKYIEKDAALERRFQPITVDQPTPEEAIQILRGLRDRYEAHHRVKITDEAIEAAVKLSDRYIPDRFLPDKAIDLIDEAGSKVRLNSYTVPPNLKQLETRLEDIRKEKDAAVQSQEFEKAAALRDTEQKIREELDHTKNLWKEKQGRTDSEVTPEDIAQVVASWTGIPVSKLAEEETERLLKMESILHDRVIGQDEAVKSVSRAIRRARAGLKDPKRPMGSFIFLGPTGVGKTELARAIAEAMFGDENAVIRIDMSEYMEKHSTSRLVGAPPGYVGYEEGGQLTEKVRRKPYSVVLLDEIEKAHPEVFNVLLQVLEDGRLTDSKGRSVDFRNTLIIMTSNVGAEQIKKNSTLGFTAAQDAGRDYQNMKEKVLGELKKSFRPEFLNRIDESIVFHPLNEEHIAEIVTLMADDLRKRLVEHNVSFELTDSAKAFLAKEGYDPQYGARPLRRAIQKHIEDRLSEDLLLGKITKGNALLIDEEDGGLVVKQKDGIELTKA, encoded by the coding sequence ATGATGTTTGGACGATTTACGGAACGTGCGCAGAAGGTGTTGGCTTTAGCTCAAGAAGAAGCAGTGCGTTTGGGACACAATAATATCGGTACGGAACATATTCTGCTCGGTTTGATCCGGGAAGGGGAAAGCATCGCGGCTAAAGCGCTTATCGCTTTAGGTCTTGGCTTGGAGAAAATCCAGGACGAAGTCGAGTCGCTGATCGGCCGCGGACAAGAGCAGCCTACGAATATCGCTTACACGCCTCGGGCCAAGAAAGTGATCGAGCTCTCCATGGACGAAGCGCGCAAGCTCGGCCACACTTACGTAGGCACGGAGCATATTCTGCTCGGCCTTATCCGTGAAGGAGAGGGCGTTGCGGCTCGGGTCCTCAACAATCTGGGCATCAGCTTGAACAAAGCCCGCCAGCAAGTGCTTCAATTGCTGGGCAGCAACGAGAGCGTGTCGCAAAACCATGGTCCATCCGCCAACGTGAGCACGCCGACGTTGGATGGCCTGGCTAGAGATTTAACTGCCAGCGCTCGGGAAGGCAATATCGATCCCGTGATCGGCCGTCAGAAGGAAATCGAGCGCGTCATTCAAGTGCTGTCCCGCCGGACGAAGAACAACCCGGTATTGATCGGGGAGCCGGGCGTAGGTAAAACGGCAATCGCCGAAGGCCTCGCCCAGAAAATCGTCAACAACGAGATTCCCGAGACGTTGCGCGACAAGCGCGTAATGACGCTCGACATGGGCTCCGTCGTTGCCGGAACGAAATACCGCGGAGAATTCGAAGACCGCCTGAAAAAAATCATGGACGAAATTCGTCAGGCCGGTAACGTCATCTTGTTCATCGACGAGCTTCACACGTTGATCGGAGCGGGCGGCGCGGAAGGCGCGATCGATGCCTCGAACATTCTCAAGCCGGCGCTTGCTCGCGGAGAATTGCAATGCATCGGGGCAACTACGCTGGATGAATACCGCAAATATATCGAGAAGGATGCGGCGCTGGAACGCCGGTTCCAACCGATTACGGTAGATCAACCGACGCCGGAAGAAGCGATCCAAATCTTGCGCGGCTTGCGCGATCGTTATGAGGCGCATCACCGGGTGAAAATTACGGACGAAGCGATCGAAGCGGCGGTTAAGCTGTCCGATCGTTATATCCCGGATCGGTTCCTGCCGGATAAAGCGATCGATCTGATCGACGAAGCGGGTTCCAAAGTAAGGCTGAATTCGTATACGGTACCGCCGAACCTGAAGCAATTGGAAACAAGGCTCGAGGATATTCGTAAGGAGAAGGACGCAGCCGTTCAGAGCCAAGAATTCGAGAAAGCGGCCGCCCTTCGCGATACGGAGCAGAAAATCCGCGAAGAGCTCGACCATACGAAAAACTTGTGGAAAGAAAAGCAAGGCCGCACCGATTCCGAAGTTACGCCGGAAGATATCGCTCAAGTCGTCGCAAGCTGGACCGGAATTCCGGTTAGCAAGCTGGCCGAGGAAGAAACCGAGCGTCTGCTGAAGATGGAGAGCATCCTGCACGACCGCGTCATCGGTCAAGACGAAGCCGTGAAGTCCGTGTCCCGCGCCATTCGCCGCGCTCGTGCCGGCTTGAAGGATCCGAAGCGCCCGATGGGCTCGTTCATCTTCCTTGGACCGACGGGCGTAGGGAAGACGGAACTGGCCCGCGCGATAGCGGAAGCGATGTTCGGAGACGAGAATGCCGTTATCCGCATCGACATGTCGGAATATATGGAGAAGCATTCGACTTCTCGTTTGGTCGGAGCGCCTCCGGGATACGTCGGCTACGAGGAAGGCGGCCAATTGACGGAGAAAGTTCGTCGCAAACCGTATTCCGTCGTATTGCTCGACGAGATCGAGAAAGCTCATCCGGAAGTGTTTAACGTCTTGCTGCAAGTGCTTGAGGACGGTCGATTGACCGACTCCAAAGGCCGTTCCGTAGATTTCCGGAATACGCTGATCATTATGACTTCGAACGTCGGAGCCGAGCAAATCAAGAAAAACTCCACGTTGGGCTTCACGGCCGCGCAAGACGCGGGTCGCGATTATCAGAATATGAAGGAAAAAGTGCTGGGAGAACTGAAGAAGTCGTTCCGTCCGGAGTTCTTGAACCGGATCGACGAGTCGATCGTGTTCCACCCGCTGAACGAAGAGCATATCGCAGAGATCGTAACGCTAATGGCCGACGATCTTCGCAAACGTCTAGTCGAGCACAACGTCAGCTTCGAGCTGACGGATTCGGCTAAGGCGTTCCTCGCGAAGGAAGGCTACGATCCTCAATACGGAGCGCGTCCGCTCCGTCGCGCGATTCAGAAGCATATCGAAGACCGCTTGTCCGAGGATCTGTTGCTCGGCAAGATTACGAAAGGCAACGCGCTCCTCATCGACGAGGAGGACGGCGGCTTGGTCGTCAAGCAGAAAGACGGCATCGAGTTGACGAAAGCTTAA
- a CDS encoding CtsR family transcriptional regulator, with product MPNITDLIEQYLKQILQSSMEGSVEIQRSDLADKFSCVPSQINYVISTRFTLEKGYYVESKRGGGGYIRIQRVSLPSLEAVQRHIQQTVGEQIDQTAAEGLIYQLEEARFITAREARLLKTAVSRDVLQLKLPLRDEIRAKLMKAILIALLAK from the coding sequence TTGCCTAACATTACGGATCTTATCGAGCAGTACTTGAAACAAATTTTACAAAGCAGCATGGAAGGCTCGGTTGAAATCCAAAGAAGCGACTTGGCCGATAAGTTCTCTTGCGTCCCGTCGCAAATCAATTACGTGATTAGCACAAGGTTTACGTTGGAGAAGGGCTATTACGTGGAAAGCAAACGCGGCGGAGGCGGATACATTCGCATCCAGCGCGTGAGTTTGCCCTCGCTGGAAGCCGTACAGCGGCACATTCAGCAAACGGTGGGGGAACAGATCGACCAAACCGCCGCCGAGGGGCTCATCTACCAGTTGGAGGAAGCCCGATTTATTACCGCTCGGGAAGCGCGTCTCCTCAAGACCGCCGTATCCCGGGACGTGTTGCAGTTAAAGCTGCCGTTGCGGGACGAGATCCGGGCGAAGCTCATGAAGGCGATTCTTATCGCCCTGCTTGCGAAATGA
- a CDS encoding mannose-1-phosphate guanylyltransferase, with amino-acid sequence MKIVIMAGGKGSRLWPRSVDEKPKQFLALTSELTMLQQTYRSLSELIPIGQLYVVTATQYHSLVTEQLPELTLDHIITEPVQRDTGPCIALSALHFLRKEDDEVLVMMPSDQHVPHVQALTEALRAAEEIANESSNIVTLGIEPVRPETNYGYILASSAVDSTGARRVVAFVEKPDIDTAHKLIAERNVYWNSGIIVWKPSTIAAEMREHQPELWNGLLNAGDDVENAYGRLPRISVDYAILEKSEHLYTIPFGYAWEDLGSWASLERIREEEADRNGNIVHGVVHAFHSNRNIVFSEGRQTIVIGADDLIIVSTAEGLLVCHKSKEPILKSIIQDVEKRGGAASG; translated from the coding sequence ATGAAAATCGTCATTATGGCGGGCGGTAAAGGTAGCCGGCTCTGGCCAAGAAGCGTGGATGAGAAACCGAAGCAATTTCTGGCGCTGACATCGGAACTTACGATGCTGCAACAGACGTATCGAAGTTTGTCCGAACTCATACCCATCGGTCAGTTATATGTGGTGACGGCGACCCAGTATCATTCGCTCGTTACGGAACAATTACCGGAGTTGACCCTGGACCACATCATAACGGAACCGGTACAACGGGACACGGGACCTTGCATCGCCTTGTCGGCCTTGCATTTCTTGCGGAAAGAAGACGATGAGGTGTTGGTCATGATGCCTTCCGATCAACATGTCCCTCACGTACAGGCGCTTACCGAAGCATTAAGAGCGGCCGAAGAGATCGCGAACGAATCCTCGAACATCGTTACGTTAGGAATCGAACCCGTAAGACCCGAAACGAACTACGGGTACATTCTGGCTTCGTCCGCAGTCGATTCGACTGGTGCAAGAAGAGTCGTCGCTTTCGTGGAGAAGCCCGATATCGACACCGCGCATAAGCTCATTGCCGAACGGAACGTTTATTGGAACAGCGGAATTATCGTATGGAAGCCTTCTACGATAGCCGCGGAAATGCGCGAGCACCAGCCTGAATTATGGAATGGGTTACTTAACGCGGGTGACGATGTCGAGAACGCCTACGGGCGCCTTCCGAGAATATCCGTCGATTATGCCATTCTCGAAAAATCCGAGCATCTATACACCATTCCTTTCGGGTACGCATGGGAGGATCTGGGAAGCTGGGCCTCATTGGAAAGAATTCGCGAAGAGGAAGCCGACCGGAACGGGAATATCGTACACGGAGTCGTGCATGCCTTCCATTCGAACAGAAACATCGTATTTTCCGAAGGACGCCAGACGATCGTGATCGGAGCGGACGATCTCATTATCGTCTCGACGGCGGAGGGGCTGCTGGTCTGTCATAAATCCAAGGAACCGATATTGAAATCCATCATTCAGGACGTTGAGAAACGAGGGGGAGCAGCGAGCGGATGA
- a CDS encoding glycosyltransferase family 4 protein yields MKGINLIGYARSEMGIGESCRLAARTLQCSNIPFGILNYSGGNNSRKEDSTWKSKEIHSPIYPINLFHINADQMPLAYETLGSRWFANRLNIGYWHWELPDFPDEYAEGFRHLDEIWVPTSFVESSIAGKSPIPVIRIPHGVQVDVPDNIDRKSFGLPERKFLFLCMYDTFSYGPRKNPYSVLKAYRDSVTRFGLPAGLVIKMNNPQQSEIDNLKRDSEGLPNVWIIDRVLSRMEANALLNCADCYISLHRSEGFGLPLAEAMYLGKPVIGTHWSGNTDFMTTENSGAVRYRLTRIGQNLGPYKAHQLWAEPDVEHAMYLMRSAVYDAEWRKRIALNGQATIRDRFSPEAAGKAIRGRLSSTLNIS; encoded by the coding sequence ATGAAAGGCATTAACTTGATCGGCTACGCAAGGTCCGAGATGGGTATAGGCGAATCTTGCAGATTGGCGGCTAGAACTCTGCAATGCTCGAATATCCCGTTCGGCATCTTGAATTATTCTGGCGGGAATAACTCGAGGAAAGAGGATTCGACTTGGAAATCCAAAGAGATTCATTCGCCTATTTACCCTATAAACCTATTCCACATTAACGCCGACCAGATGCCTCTAGCTTACGAGACATTAGGATCGCGTTGGTTTGCCAACCGACTTAATATCGGTTATTGGCATTGGGAGCTTCCCGATTTTCCTGACGAATATGCGGAAGGTTTCCGTCATCTGGACGAAATATGGGTGCCTACGTCCTTCGTCGAGAGCAGCATTGCGGGGAAATCGCCGATTCCGGTCATCCGAATTCCGCATGGCGTTCAAGTGGATGTGCCGGATAACATAGACAGGAAGTCGTTCGGACTGCCGGAACGCAAGTTTTTGTTCCTGTGCATGTACGACACGTTCAGCTATGGTCCCCGCAAAAATCCTTATTCGGTGCTTAAAGCCTACCGCGACTCGGTCACGCGATTCGGCTTGCCGGCCGGATTAGTCATTAAGATGAATAACCCGCAGCAATCGGAGATCGACAATCTTAAGCGCGACTCCGAAGGACTGCCGAACGTATGGATAATCGATCGGGTTCTAAGCCGTATGGAAGCCAATGCGTTACTGAATTGCGCGGACTGTTATATTTCGCTGCATCGGTCCGAAGGTTTCGGATTACCTTTGGCCGAAGCGATGTATCTGGGCAAACCGGTTATTGGAACGCACTGGTCGGGCAATACGGACTTCATGACGACGGAGAATTCCGGGGCCGTACGATATCGCCTCACCCGGATCGGGCAAAATCTGGGGCCGTATAAGGCGCACCAGTTATGGGCGGAGCCGGACGTCGAGCATGCGATGTACTTAATGAGAAGTGCCGTGTACGATGCCGAATGGAGAAAACGAATCGCGTTGAACGGTCAAGCGACCATTAGGGACCGGTTCTCCCCGGAAGCTGCCGGAAAAGCTATACGCGGCAGGTTATCGTCAACGTTAAACATATCGTGA
- a CDS encoding UvrB/UvrC motif-containing protein, translated as MQCQECGKRPATLHFTKIVNGEKAELHICESCAREKGELIPGTSSGFSIHNLLSGLLDFETPNPMAKQPAAKCETCGMTYAQFSKIGRFGCSHCYKQFSERLDPLLKRVHGNTVHVGKVPKRAGGRLKTKREIDRLKKEMQGRIEREDFETAAQLRDRIRELENEMSG; from the coding sequence ATGCAGTGCCAGGAATGCGGCAAACGTCCGGCGACACTTCACTTCACGAAAATCGTGAACGGTGAGAAAGCGGAGTTGCACATTTGCGAATCTTGCGCGCGGGAGAAGGGCGAACTGATCCCCGGAACCTCCAGCGGATTTTCCATTCACAACCTGCTCTCGGGACTGCTGGATTTTGAAACTCCCAATCCGATGGCCAAACAGCCGGCGGCGAAATGCGAAACGTGCGGTATGACTTACGCCCAATTCAGCAAGATCGGACGCTTTGGCTGCAGCCATTGTTATAAACAATTTTCGGAACGTTTGGATCCTTTGCTTAAACGGGTACATGGAAATACGGTACATGTGGGTAAGGTGCCGAAGCGGGCCGGGGGCAGATTGAAGACGAAACGGGAAATCGATCGTTTGAAGAAGGAAATGCAAGGCCGGATCGAGCGGGAGGATTTCGAGACAGCCGCGCAACTGCGCGATCGGATCCGCGAGCTTGAGAATGAAATGAGCGGTTGA
- a CDS encoding GDP-mannose 4,6-dehydratase has protein sequence MKALVTGISGFVGSHMAEFLLSRNAEVVGTIRNRSRMNHIEHLGNKIRLVECELRDPFSVETLVEKERPDLIFHLAAQSFVPTSWNSPIDTIHNNVAGQVNLFEAIRRIGLNTKIQIACSSEEYGQVEPGETPIRETNPLRPLSPYAISKVAQDYLGYQYYKSYGLHVVRTITFNHTGPRRGENFVTSNFAKQIVDIEKGKKPPVIYVGNLEAKRDFTDVRDVVRGYWLALEKGTPGEAYNIASGTCYTIAEMLNTLLSFSNVKIEVKTDPARLRPSDVEILLGDYGKFREATGWKPEIPFERTMEDLLHYWRSQT, from the coding sequence ATGAAAGCATTAGTTACGGGCATATCGGGATTCGTCGGCAGCCATATGGCTGAGTTTCTGCTTAGCCGTAACGCGGAGGTAGTCGGAACGATCCGCAATCGTAGTCGGATGAACCACATAGAACATCTAGGCAACAAAATCCGGCTAGTGGAATGCGAGCTTCGAGACCCGTTCTCCGTGGAAACGCTCGTGGAGAAAGAGAGGCCGGATTTGATCTTTCACCTTGCGGCCCAAAGCTTCGTGCCCACTTCGTGGAATTCTCCCATCGATACGATTCACAATAACGTAGCCGGACAAGTCAATCTATTCGAGGCCATTAGGCGTATCGGATTAAACACGAAAATTCAGATCGCCTGTTCGAGCGAGGAATACGGCCAAGTCGAGCCGGGAGAGACGCCGATCCGCGAGACGAATCCGTTGCGTCCGCTGAGTCCCTACGCGATCAGCAAGGTGGCTCAAGATTACTTGGGCTATCAATATTACAAGAGCTACGGACTGCATGTCGTCCGTACGATTACTTTTAACCACACCGGTCCAAGACGCGGGGAAAACTTCGTAACGTCCAACTTCGCCAAGCAGATCGTGGACATCGAGAAGGGCAAGAAACCACCCGTGATCTACGTTGGTAATCTAGAGGCGAAGCGGGATTTCACGGATGTTCGAGACGTCGTCAGAGGGTATTGGTTGGCGCTGGAAAAGGGGACTCCGGGAGAAGCCTACAATATCGCATCCGGAACCTGTTATACGATCGCCGAGATGCTGAACACCCTTCTGTCCTTCAGCAACGTGAAAATCGAAGTCAAAACGGACCCTGCCCGCTTGCGTCCATCGGATGTAGAGATTCTGTTGGGGGATTACGGTAAGTTTCGCGAAGCGACAGGGTGGAAACCTGAAATTCCGTTCGAACGGACGATGGAGGACCTTCTTCATTATTGGCGTTCGCAGACTTAG